In the Rhinoraja longicauda isolate Sanriku21f chromosome 40, sRhiLon1.1, whole genome shotgun sequence genome, one interval contains:
- the tcf20 gene encoding transcription factor 20 isoform X2 — MELNEPAGVRTVQHRSMQSYREQSSYHGNQRLLHPEAQETSRLGDYNQYHQGQMFSGYTNRPVSEGCDQQLYQSFRREPTDYYYARGKELTATQAQRRLAGSLQSGYGAQQAAGYSVQYLSEGQWRMPHTSMPGYGHFEQDVYTSQFSPGTVQQQLRHQTFQATPGSQVPSSSAHLSQLIHQSSSGLLAKYQHRAAQYNPQQFQSSSSISTTTTTTSTTSSSSSPISYLSPQGYSQPPGQAFDGYHTSASSQCDGYPVNATVAAGYGTPAVYSYQPPVSKPCFEQAKPLAGQQHGHRALQYSTPSKLALLNQQFASYCSADIPAKSPMPFHQNFSPGSNASPATPVAQSPSCSSTPSPLLVNSDSLQCGAGSMGMGARSRILQQMPQPSPTPVGLMPSPSSQSGAYEGFGLEGGGEKRVSDLGLSSLTALSSQVANIPNTVQHLLISDSLALHRRHARRSAKRPGAPGELPGPEEQLKSPLAESLDGGCSSSSEDHAERVRQLSGQSGCSDQVFKPRIPANAICSPAGSHGNGAGRPLSKEELMVQMCQEGKSGAMATLAEQATRPGEKPVGVIVSREAMGSREDVLGIAGQEDEHSRQTPFPVGSEKAPGRNQQPNSRGSAVISVAQNGNGLGHQGATLPNDPMAARLDSAKSPSCLVYGFRDMPRNEGGYPQMQYPAVPYGQAEPDQFALGDRKAVPSKAEKSHSLLQEALQANYSGRKFHPNYLPDLQYSGFMDPSQQPGYPVRQMIELARKDVHGNALAPPSGWGDGRAACPGFGTEQARADLEAQLESAMSERKSVICDVSPSRPFGRSSTPLSCGQPHDQDFVRNMKGGDRFCKAGQSVIQPGIPMMTEARIKGEMGQSLCQQRTSGHPDSRDARTLSPHWKYDPSDLVRGPTMISTPLPMGPTGSFPHQALNNRSTRGRRPYGRGAGRGRGRRKPSARAAGNTFLTRASFVKQEVMPESGRVGHFGQPCDHMPPSLDKVTLYPCSTNSDTLSSLLTKQVNSCSSGVESEATMRYPINSQKQMQNPEGMGGWTDTIDGKTLAPEICRSGMLKEPRLFDATQQYMSGHPSFQMFSPQGQDIQSPQLDEQSTATGNHSPRKQNNTIRQEDASVQSYILSRRRIRSFISPIPAKRFCQEPKAKDPMTPPDPNSSQCSAGPMPVQKAEPGDECQQMNDEKGSPGGNLSPAASLASPGKTKTLPPQKGRGLKLEAIVQKITSPNGRKFPPTGMLDGASDSLTLEDILSVKEAGWERASAAMVQPGFKVDGDAKEGDVTAHGPGCTREVGHANCSEICTGSAPSARAPHHPDSKQCGSPCPLPCSLAHQAGEGATGITPKAERSIKGYFPSGKKRGRPLGSINKQKRHQEECQGPLTLEESEEEMAKPEVGPERKKPASHQRRRRKRLQGPILLPEEPEIKLKHTLRTVRWRRGETQDKGFSPYVLLERKREAALCTIINNHDDQNRAQKGVKGEQGLACTPPPSCAGKALPTSSHMVQGPVVTDSSTLGILVCCLCGKCANHRDLGDLFGPYYPHQYAATLPKNPPPKKMAPVPSRVVRHRSMPDLLKTSQSGDEGKEFGTVPGHPRFKRRHYSEDCTPSWASPRSSKGHRRCHCCVKTSVDLRTQRFKSVLGPQVELQLPQLPLDPNELWIHESCVLWASGVYLISGRLYGLQEAVEMARETKCSHCQEPGATLGCYCKGCPLNYHYICAMEADCFLNEENFSMKCPKHKHRATKGSSTEQSERG; from the exons CTTCGAGCAGGACGTGTACACCAGCCAGTTTTCCCCTGGCACCGTGCAGCAGCAGTTGCGACATCAGACCTTCCAAGCGACGCCGGGCAGCCAAGTCCCCTCCTCTTCTGCTCACCTCTCCCAGCTCATCCACCAGTCCAGCTCGGGCCTGCTGGCCAAGTACCAGCACCGCGCAGCCCAGTATAACCCACAGCAGTTCCAgtcctcctcctccatctccaccaccactaccaccacctccaccacctcctcctcctcctcccccatctcctacCTGTCTCCTCAAGGCTACAGCCAGCCTCCCGGGCAGGCCTTCGATGGCTATCACACCAGTGCCAGCAGCCAGTGCGATGGCTATCCAGTCAATGCCACAGTTGCCGCTGGTTACGGGACCCCAGCAGTGTACAGCTACCAGCCGCCTGTATCCAAACCCTGCTTCGAACAGGCGAAGCCACTGGCAGGCCAGCAACATGGCCATCGGGCCCTGCAATACTCCACTCCCTCCAAGCTGGCTCTGCTCAACCAGCAGTTTGCTTCCTACTGTTCGGCCGACATTCCCGCCAAGTCGCCCATGCCATTCCATCAGAACTTCAGCCCCGGTTCCAACGCGTCCCCAGCCACCCCCGTGGCCCAGTCCCCCTCGTGCAGCTCCACCCCGTCCCCTCTGTTGGTCAACAGCGACAGCCTTCAGTGTGGGGCAGGATCCATGGGCATGGGGGCGAGGAGCCGCATCCTGCAGCAGATGCCCCAACCCAGCCCCACACCAGTGGGGCTGATGCCCAGTCCCAGCTCCCAGTCCGGGGCCTATGAAGGCTTTGgtctggaggggggtggggagaagcggGTGTCCGACCTGGGCCTGAGCAGCCTGACGGCCCTGAGCTCGCAGGTGGCCAACATCCCCAACACTGTGCAGCACCTGCTGATCTCTGACTCGCTGGCGCTGCACCGCAGGCACGCCCGCCGCTCCGCGAAGAGGCCTGGCGCCCCGGGCGAGCTCCCTGGCCCCGAGGAGCAGCTGAAGTCTCCTCTAGCGGAGTCCCTGGACGGCGGCTGCTCCAGCTCATCGGAGGACCACGCGGAGCGGGTACGGCAGCTCAGCGGGCAGAGCGGCTGCTCCGACCAGGTCttcaagccccgcatccccgccAATGCCATCTGCTCGCCCGCCGGTTCCCACGGCAACGGCGCTGGCCGGCCCCTGTCCAAGGAGGAGCTGATGGTCCAGATGTGCCAGGAGGGCAAAAGTGGCGCCATGGCAACGCTGGCAGAGCAGGCGACGCGGCCGGGTGAGAAACCGGTGGGGGTGATCGTGTCCAGGGAGGCGATGGGCAGTAGGGAGGATGTGTTGGGCATCGCTGGGCAAGAGGACGAGCATTCTAGGCAGACCCCCTTCCCTGTTGGCAGCGAGAAAGCACCCGGACGCAACCAGCAACCAAACAGTCGTGGCAGCGCGGTGATATCAGTGGCCCAGAATGGGAATGGCCTCGGGCACCAAGGAGCCACGCTGCCCAATGACCCCATGGCTGCAAGGCTGGACTCCGCTAAGTCGCCCAGCTGCCTGGTGTACGGTTTCCGTGacatgcccaggaacgaaggcgGCTACCCGCAGATGCAGTACCCGGCCGTTCCTTACGGCCAAGCAGAGCCCGACCAGTTCGCTCTCGGAGACCGGAAGGCCGTCCCAAGTAAGGCTGAGAAGAGCCACAGCTTGCTCCAAGAAGCTCTGCAAGCCAACTATTCCGGGAGAAAGTTTCACCCAAATTATCTCCCCGACCTGCAGTATTCGGGATTCATGGATCCCTCGCAACAGCCGGGCTACCCAGTGCGGCAAATGATCGAGCTGGCGAGGAAGGATGTGCATGGCAATGCCCtggcaccaccctctggctggggAGATGGGAGAGCGGCCTGCCCCGGCTTTGGCACCGAGCAGGCCAGGGCTGACCTGGAGGCCCAACTGGAAAGCGCCATGTCGGAGAGGAAGTCGGTCATCTGCGACGTTTCCCCCTCCCGCCCCTTTGGCCGCAGCTCCACGCCGCTGAGCTGCGGGCAGCCTCACGACCAAGACTTTGTCCGGAACATGAAGGGAGGAGATAGGTTTTGCAAAGCAGGCCAGTCTGTCATCCAGCCAGGTATTCCTATGATGACAGAAGCACGAATTAAAGGTGAGATGGGCCAAAGCCTGTGTCAGCAAAGGACCTCTGGTCACCCTGACAGCAGAGATGCCAGGACACTCTCTCCCCACTGGAAGTACGATCCTTCAGACCTGGTCAGGGGTCCCACCATGATCTCCACTCCACTGCCCATGGGACCCACCGGCAGCTTTCCCCACCAAGCCCTGAACAACCGATCCACCAGGGGGCGGCGGCCGTACggaaggggggcagggagaggcagggggaggaGGAAACCCTCGGCTCGGGCAGCCGGCAACACTTTCCTGACCAGAGCGTCATTTGTCAAACAGGAAGTTATGCCAGAATCTGGCAGAGTTGGGCATTTCGGCCAACCTTGCGATCACATGCCGCCCTCGTTGGACAAGGTCACCCTGTATCCCTGTTCTACAAACTCCGACACGCTGTCCTCCCTGTTAACCAAGCAAGTCAACTCTTGTTCCTCGGGCGTGGAGTCAGAAGCCACTATGAGGTATCCAATTAATTCACAGAAGCAAATGCAGAATCCTGAAGGCATGGGCGGCTGGACAGACACAATTGATGGGAAAACCCTGGCTCCCGAGATCTGCAGGAGCGGGATGCTGAAAGAGCCAAGGCTCTTTGATGCTACGCAACAGTACATGAGTGGTCATCCTTCATTCCAGATGTTTTCACCTCAGGGTCAAGACATCCAAAGCCCACAGCTGGATGAACAGTCAACAGCCACAGGCAACCATTCGCCGAGAAAGCAAAACAATACAATACGTCAAGAGGACGCCTCGGTTCAGTCCTACATTTTGTCGAGGAGAAGGATAAGATCTTTTATATCGCCTATTCCAGCCAAACGATTTTGCCAAGAGCCAAAAGCCAAGGATCCGATGACCCCTCCTGACCCCAACAGCTCACAGTGCAGTGCCGGCCCGATGCCGGTGCAGAAGGCTGAGCCTGGTGATGAGTGCCAGCAGATGAACGATGAGAAGGGCAGCCCTGGTGGGAACCTGTCTCCAGCCGCTTCCCTCGCCAGTCCCGGCAAGACTAAAACCTTGCCGCCGCAGAAGGGCCGCGGCCTGAAGCTGGAAGCCATCGTCCAGAAGATCACATCGCCCAATGGCCGGAAGTTTCCCCCGACTGGGATGCTCGATGGGGCCTCCGACAGCCTGACACTGGAGGACATCCTGTCGGtcaaggaggcagggtgggagaggGCCAGTGCGGCAATGGTGCAGCCTGGGTTCAAGGTGGACGGTGATGCCAAGGAGGGGGACGTGACGGCGCATGGCCCTGGGTGTACCCGTGAGGTGGGCCATGCCAACTGCTCCGAGATCTGCACGGGCTCCGCCCCATCTGCTCGGGCACCACATCATCCTGACTCCAAGCAGTGCGGCTCTCCGTGCCCTCTGCCCTGTTCCCTGGCGCACCAGGCTGGTGAAGGTGCCACTGGCATCACCCCCAAGGCAGAGAGGTCCATTAAAGGCTACTTCCCATCGGGCAAGAAGCGAGGAAGGCCGCTGGGCAGCATCAACAAGCAGAAGCGGCATCAGGAGGAGTGCCAGggcccactgaccctggaggagtcGGAGGAGGAGATGGCCAAACCCGAGGTGGGGCCCGAGAGAAAGAAACCGGCCTCCCACCAGCGGAGGCGCCGCAAGCGGCTCCAGGGTCCCATCCTGCTGCCCGAAGAGCCGGAAATTAAACTGAAGCACACGCTTCGAACTGTACGCTGGAGGCGGGGAGAAACCCAGGACAAAGGCTTCTCTCCATATGTGCTGCTGGAGAGGAAGCGAGAGGCTGCCCTCTGCACCATTATCAACAACCACGATGATCAAAACAGGGCCCAgaaaggggtgaagggggagcagggcctggcctgcaccccaccACCCAGTTGCGCTGGCAAGGCCTTGCCCACGTCCTCGCATATGGTGCAGGGCCCGGTGGTGACTGACTCCTCCACCCTCGGCATCCTGGTCTGCTGCCTGTGCGGCAAGTGCGCCAATCACCGTGATCTGGGCGATCTTTTTGGACCCTACTACCCACACCAGTATGCCGCCACCCTGCCCAAGAACCCACCCCCGAAGAAGATGGCGCCGGTGCCAAGCAGGGTGGTGAGGCACCGGAGCATGCCCGACCTGCTAAAGACCAGCCAGTCGGGAGACGAGGGCAAGGAGTTTGGGACTGTCCCGGGGCACCCCAGGTTCAAAAGGCGTCACTACAGCGAAGATTGCACCCCTTCCTGGGCTAGTCCCAGGAGCAGCAAAGGGCACCGGCGCTGCCACTGCTGCGTAAAGACTTCTGTCGACTTACGGACtcagagatttaaaagtgtgctCGGCCCGCAGGTGGAGCTGcagctccctcaactacctctcgACCCCAACGAACTGTGGATCCACGAGTCCTGTGTGCTCTGGGCCAGCGGGGTTTACCTGATCTCTGGGAGACTCTACGGACTGCAAGAGGCTGTAGAAATGGCCAGAGAAACG AAATGCTCACACTGCCAGGAGCCTGGCGCTACCCTGGGCTGCTACTGCAAGGGATGCCCTCTCAACTATCACTACATCTGTGCTATGGAAGCAG ATTGCTTTCTGAATGAAGAGAATTTCTCCATGAAATGTCCCAAACACAAG CACAGGGCTACAAAAGGTAGTAGCACAGAGCAGTCGGAGCGAGGCTGA
- the tcf20 gene encoding transcription factor 20 isoform X1, which yields MVENPGLALKYVTFKQEPAGVRTVQHRSMQSYREQSSYHGNQRLLHPEAQETSRLGDYNQYHQGQMFSGYTNRPVSEGCDQQLYQSFRREPTDYYYARGKELTATQAQRRLAGSLQSGYGAQQAAGYSVQYLSEGQWRMPHTSMPGYGHFEQDVYTSQFSPGTVQQQLRHQTFQATPGSQVPSSSAHLSQLIHQSSSGLLAKYQHRAAQYNPQQFQSSSSISTTTTTTSTTSSSSSPISYLSPQGYSQPPGQAFDGYHTSASSQCDGYPVNATVAAGYGTPAVYSYQPPVSKPCFEQAKPLAGQQHGHRALQYSTPSKLALLNQQFASYCSADIPAKSPMPFHQNFSPGSNASPATPVAQSPSCSSTPSPLLVNSDSLQCGAGSMGMGARSRILQQMPQPSPTPVGLMPSPSSQSGAYEGFGLEGGGEKRVSDLGLSSLTALSSQVANIPNTVQHLLISDSLALHRRHARRSAKRPGAPGELPGPEEQLKSPLAESLDGGCSSSSEDHAERVRQLSGQSGCSDQVFKPRIPANAICSPAGSHGNGAGRPLSKEELMVQMCQEGKSGAMATLAEQATRPGEKPVGVIVSREAMGSREDVLGIAGQEDEHSRQTPFPVGSEKAPGRNQQPNSRGSAVISVAQNGNGLGHQGATLPNDPMAARLDSAKSPSCLVYGFRDMPRNEGGYPQMQYPAVPYGQAEPDQFALGDRKAVPSKAEKSHSLLQEALQANYSGRKFHPNYLPDLQYSGFMDPSQQPGYPVRQMIELARKDVHGNALAPPSGWGDGRAACPGFGTEQARADLEAQLESAMSERKSVICDVSPSRPFGRSSTPLSCGQPHDQDFVRNMKGGDRFCKAGQSVIQPGIPMMTEARIKGEMGQSLCQQRTSGHPDSRDARTLSPHWKYDPSDLVRGPTMISTPLPMGPTGSFPHQALNNRSTRGRRPYGRGAGRGRGRRKPSARAAGNTFLTRASFVKQEVMPESGRVGHFGQPCDHMPPSLDKVTLYPCSTNSDTLSSLLTKQVNSCSSGVESEATMRYPINSQKQMQNPEGMGGWTDTIDGKTLAPEICRSGMLKEPRLFDATQQYMSGHPSFQMFSPQGQDIQSPQLDEQSTATGNHSPRKQNNTIRQEDASVQSYILSRRRIRSFISPIPAKRFCQEPKAKDPMTPPDPNSSQCSAGPMPVQKAEPGDECQQMNDEKGSPGGNLSPAASLASPGKTKTLPPQKGRGLKLEAIVQKITSPNGRKFPPTGMLDGASDSLTLEDILSVKEAGWERASAAMVQPGFKVDGDAKEGDVTAHGPGCTREVGHANCSEICTGSAPSARAPHHPDSKQCGSPCPLPCSLAHQAGEGATGITPKAERSIKGYFPSGKKRGRPLGSINKQKRHQEECQGPLTLEESEEEMAKPEVGPERKKPASHQRRRRKRLQGPILLPEEPEIKLKHTLRTVRWRRGETQDKGFSPYVLLERKREAALCTIINNHDDQNRAQKGVKGEQGLACTPPPSCAGKALPTSSHMVQGPVVTDSSTLGILVCCLCGKCANHRDLGDLFGPYYPHQYAATLPKNPPPKKMAPVPSRVVRHRSMPDLLKTSQSGDEGKEFGTVPGHPRFKRRHYSEDCTPSWASPRSSKGHRRCHCCVKTSVDLRTQRFKSVLGPQVELQLPQLPLDPNELWIHESCVLWASGVYLISGRLYGLQEAVEMARETKCSHCQEPGATLGCYCKGCPLNYHYICAMEADCFLNEENFSMKCPKHKHRATKGSSTEQSERG from the exons CTTCGAGCAGGACGTGTACACCAGCCAGTTTTCCCCTGGCACCGTGCAGCAGCAGTTGCGACATCAGACCTTCCAAGCGACGCCGGGCAGCCAAGTCCCCTCCTCTTCTGCTCACCTCTCCCAGCTCATCCACCAGTCCAGCTCGGGCCTGCTGGCCAAGTACCAGCACCGCGCAGCCCAGTATAACCCACAGCAGTTCCAgtcctcctcctccatctccaccaccactaccaccacctccaccacctcctcctcctcctcccccatctcctacCTGTCTCCTCAAGGCTACAGCCAGCCTCCCGGGCAGGCCTTCGATGGCTATCACACCAGTGCCAGCAGCCAGTGCGATGGCTATCCAGTCAATGCCACAGTTGCCGCTGGTTACGGGACCCCAGCAGTGTACAGCTACCAGCCGCCTGTATCCAAACCCTGCTTCGAACAGGCGAAGCCACTGGCAGGCCAGCAACATGGCCATCGGGCCCTGCAATACTCCACTCCCTCCAAGCTGGCTCTGCTCAACCAGCAGTTTGCTTCCTACTGTTCGGCCGACATTCCCGCCAAGTCGCCCATGCCATTCCATCAGAACTTCAGCCCCGGTTCCAACGCGTCCCCAGCCACCCCCGTGGCCCAGTCCCCCTCGTGCAGCTCCACCCCGTCCCCTCTGTTGGTCAACAGCGACAGCCTTCAGTGTGGGGCAGGATCCATGGGCATGGGGGCGAGGAGCCGCATCCTGCAGCAGATGCCCCAACCCAGCCCCACACCAGTGGGGCTGATGCCCAGTCCCAGCTCCCAGTCCGGGGCCTATGAAGGCTTTGgtctggaggggggtggggagaagcggGTGTCCGACCTGGGCCTGAGCAGCCTGACGGCCCTGAGCTCGCAGGTGGCCAACATCCCCAACACTGTGCAGCACCTGCTGATCTCTGACTCGCTGGCGCTGCACCGCAGGCACGCCCGCCGCTCCGCGAAGAGGCCTGGCGCCCCGGGCGAGCTCCCTGGCCCCGAGGAGCAGCTGAAGTCTCCTCTAGCGGAGTCCCTGGACGGCGGCTGCTCCAGCTCATCGGAGGACCACGCGGAGCGGGTACGGCAGCTCAGCGGGCAGAGCGGCTGCTCCGACCAGGTCttcaagccccgcatccccgccAATGCCATCTGCTCGCCCGCCGGTTCCCACGGCAACGGCGCTGGCCGGCCCCTGTCCAAGGAGGAGCTGATGGTCCAGATGTGCCAGGAGGGCAAAAGTGGCGCCATGGCAACGCTGGCAGAGCAGGCGACGCGGCCGGGTGAGAAACCGGTGGGGGTGATCGTGTCCAGGGAGGCGATGGGCAGTAGGGAGGATGTGTTGGGCATCGCTGGGCAAGAGGACGAGCATTCTAGGCAGACCCCCTTCCCTGTTGGCAGCGAGAAAGCACCCGGACGCAACCAGCAACCAAACAGTCGTGGCAGCGCGGTGATATCAGTGGCCCAGAATGGGAATGGCCTCGGGCACCAAGGAGCCACGCTGCCCAATGACCCCATGGCTGCAAGGCTGGACTCCGCTAAGTCGCCCAGCTGCCTGGTGTACGGTTTCCGTGacatgcccaggaacgaaggcgGCTACCCGCAGATGCAGTACCCGGCCGTTCCTTACGGCCAAGCAGAGCCCGACCAGTTCGCTCTCGGAGACCGGAAGGCCGTCCCAAGTAAGGCTGAGAAGAGCCACAGCTTGCTCCAAGAAGCTCTGCAAGCCAACTATTCCGGGAGAAAGTTTCACCCAAATTATCTCCCCGACCTGCAGTATTCGGGATTCATGGATCCCTCGCAACAGCCGGGCTACCCAGTGCGGCAAATGATCGAGCTGGCGAGGAAGGATGTGCATGGCAATGCCCtggcaccaccctctggctggggAGATGGGAGAGCGGCCTGCCCCGGCTTTGGCACCGAGCAGGCCAGGGCTGACCTGGAGGCCCAACTGGAAAGCGCCATGTCGGAGAGGAAGTCGGTCATCTGCGACGTTTCCCCCTCCCGCCCCTTTGGCCGCAGCTCCACGCCGCTGAGCTGCGGGCAGCCTCACGACCAAGACTTTGTCCGGAACATGAAGGGAGGAGATAGGTTTTGCAAAGCAGGCCAGTCTGTCATCCAGCCAGGTATTCCTATGATGACAGAAGCACGAATTAAAGGTGAGATGGGCCAAAGCCTGTGTCAGCAAAGGACCTCTGGTCACCCTGACAGCAGAGATGCCAGGACACTCTCTCCCCACTGGAAGTACGATCCTTCAGACCTGGTCAGGGGTCCCACCATGATCTCCACTCCACTGCCCATGGGACCCACCGGCAGCTTTCCCCACCAAGCCCTGAACAACCGATCCACCAGGGGGCGGCGGCCGTACggaaggggggcagggagaggcagggggaggaGGAAACCCTCGGCTCGGGCAGCCGGCAACACTTTCCTGACCAGAGCGTCATTTGTCAAACAGGAAGTTATGCCAGAATCTGGCAGAGTTGGGCATTTCGGCCAACCTTGCGATCACATGCCGCCCTCGTTGGACAAGGTCACCCTGTATCCCTGTTCTACAAACTCCGACACGCTGTCCTCCCTGTTAACCAAGCAAGTCAACTCTTGTTCCTCGGGCGTGGAGTCAGAAGCCACTATGAGGTATCCAATTAATTCACAGAAGCAAATGCAGAATCCTGAAGGCATGGGCGGCTGGACAGACACAATTGATGGGAAAACCCTGGCTCCCGAGATCTGCAGGAGCGGGATGCTGAAAGAGCCAAGGCTCTTTGATGCTACGCAACAGTACATGAGTGGTCATCCTTCATTCCAGATGTTTTCACCTCAGGGTCAAGACATCCAAAGCCCACAGCTGGATGAACAGTCAACAGCCACAGGCAACCATTCGCCGAGAAAGCAAAACAATACAATACGTCAAGAGGACGCCTCGGTTCAGTCCTACATTTTGTCGAGGAGAAGGATAAGATCTTTTATATCGCCTATTCCAGCCAAACGATTTTGCCAAGAGCCAAAAGCCAAGGATCCGATGACCCCTCCTGACCCCAACAGCTCACAGTGCAGTGCCGGCCCGATGCCGGTGCAGAAGGCTGAGCCTGGTGATGAGTGCCAGCAGATGAACGATGAGAAGGGCAGCCCTGGTGGGAACCTGTCTCCAGCCGCTTCCCTCGCCAGTCCCGGCAAGACTAAAACCTTGCCGCCGCAGAAGGGCCGCGGCCTGAAGCTGGAAGCCATCGTCCAGAAGATCACATCGCCCAATGGCCGGAAGTTTCCCCCGACTGGGATGCTCGATGGGGCCTCCGACAGCCTGACACTGGAGGACATCCTGTCGGtcaaggaggcagggtgggagaggGCCAGTGCGGCAATGGTGCAGCCTGGGTTCAAGGTGGACGGTGATGCCAAGGAGGGGGACGTGACGGCGCATGGCCCTGGGTGTACCCGTGAGGTGGGCCATGCCAACTGCTCCGAGATCTGCACGGGCTCCGCCCCATCTGCTCGGGCACCACATCATCCTGACTCCAAGCAGTGCGGCTCTCCGTGCCCTCTGCCCTGTTCCCTGGCGCACCAGGCTGGTGAAGGTGCCACTGGCATCACCCCCAAGGCAGAGAGGTCCATTAAAGGCTACTTCCCATCGGGCAAGAAGCGAGGAAGGCCGCTGGGCAGCATCAACAAGCAGAAGCGGCATCAGGAGGAGTGCCAGggcccactgaccctggaggagtcGGAGGAGGAGATGGCCAAACCCGAGGTGGGGCCCGAGAGAAAGAAACCGGCCTCCCACCAGCGGAGGCGCCGCAAGCGGCTCCAGGGTCCCATCCTGCTGCCCGAAGAGCCGGAAATTAAACTGAAGCACACGCTTCGAACTGTACGCTGGAGGCGGGGAGAAACCCAGGACAAAGGCTTCTCTCCATATGTGCTGCTGGAGAGGAAGCGAGAGGCTGCCCTCTGCACCATTATCAACAACCACGATGATCAAAACAGGGCCCAgaaaggggtgaagggggagcagggcctggcctgcaccccaccACCCAGTTGCGCTGGCAAGGCCTTGCCCACGTCCTCGCATATGGTGCAGGGCCCGGTGGTGACTGACTCCTCCACCCTCGGCATCCTGGTCTGCTGCCTGTGCGGCAAGTGCGCCAATCACCGTGATCTGGGCGATCTTTTTGGACCCTACTACCCACACCAGTATGCCGCCACCCTGCCCAAGAACCCACCCCCGAAGAAGATGGCGCCGGTGCCAAGCAGGGTGGTGAGGCACCGGAGCATGCCCGACCTGCTAAAGACCAGCCAGTCGGGAGACGAGGGCAAGGAGTTTGGGACTGTCCCGGGGCACCCCAGGTTCAAAAGGCGTCACTACAGCGAAGATTGCACCCCTTCCTGGGCTAGTCCCAGGAGCAGCAAAGGGCACCGGCGCTGCCACTGCTGCGTAAAGACTTCTGTCGACTTACGGACtcagagatttaaaagtgtgctCGGCCCGCAGGTGGAGCTGcagctccctcaactacctctcgACCCCAACGAACTGTGGATCCACGAGTCCTGTGTGCTCTGGGCCAGCGGGGTTTACCTGATCTCTGGGAGACTCTACGGACTGCAAGAGGCTGTAGAAATGGCCAGAGAAACG AAATGCTCACACTGCCAGGAGCCTGGCGCTACCCTGGGCTGCTACTGCAAGGGATGCCCTCTCAACTATCACTACATCTGTGCTATGGAAGCAG ATTGCTTTCTGAATGAAGAGAATTTCTCCATGAAATGTCCCAAACACAAG CACAGGGCTACAAAAGGTAGTAGCACAGAGCAGTCGGAGCGAGGCTGA